A genome region from Chryseobacterium sp. G0186 includes the following:
- a CDS encoding VOC family protein: MSKTNPVVYFEIPVNDMVRAEKFYTAVFNFSFEKEIIDHYEMALFPFEEKNSGITGALAKGDVYQPSKSGVIIYFKTESIDATLEKVIEHGGKLLYPKKTDEKYGFYVAEFEDSEGNRIALHETL, from the coding sequence ATGAGCAAAACCAATCCTGTTGTTTACTTTGAAATTCCCGTCAATGATATGGTACGTGCAGAAAAATTCTATACTGCAGTTTTTAATTTCAGCTTTGAAAAGGAGATTATTGATCATTATGAGATGGCGTTATTCCCTTTTGAGGAAAAAAACAGTGGGATAACGGGTGCTTTGGCAAAGGGTGATGTGTATCAACCCTCTAAAAGCGGTGTTATTATTTATTTTAAAACAGAAAGCATTGATGCTACCTTGGAAAAAGTGATTGAACATGGTGGAAAGCTTCTTTATCCCAAGAAAACTGATGAGAAATATGGTTTTTATGTAGCAGAATTTGAAGATTCGGAGGGAAACAGAATTGCGTTGCATGAAACATTGTAA
- a CDS encoding MFS transporter, whose translation MDIFIINVSIPSIQHSIHASNGEMQFMIAAYLIGFASFLITGGRLGDLYGRKKIFIIGLLFFMISSIGCGISSGAVQLVISRFIQGLSAALMAPQVLSMIQILFTGHEERTKAMGWYGITIGIGTILGQFLGGYFSSLTVMEESWRLIFLINIPICLLAIFYSAKQLEESRDEVSQAFDVWGVFTLSAGLFGITYALTASEKEGLTGQNILLVIISICIVMYFIKNQKDKLKKKIAYLIDFELFQYKNFSLGIIAVSFFFIMLDSYFYILSLFFQDGLKISPLNAGEIIVFQGLGFILASIFSVKLILKYGKKALLVGLGFIITVLIFQVIFFRIQTAFYLFYLLLFLHGIGVGSIIPSLANIALSGMPEKLIGNASGVYNTFQQIAAIIGIVAIGSVFYYFLDEKPLVQNYYKAFSIVVFINIICLLLVMIAVFRVPAHVLPKR comes from the coding sequence ATGGATATTTTTATCATCAATGTATCCATCCCATCGATCCAACACAGTATCCATGCCTCCAATGGAGAAATGCAGTTTATGATAGCAGCTTATCTTATTGGTTTTGCTTCCTTTCTGATTACAGGAGGAAGATTAGGCGATTTATATGGGAGAAAAAAAATATTTATTATTGGGCTCCTGTTTTTTATGATCAGTTCCATAGGGTGTGGAATCTCATCAGGGGCAGTTCAGCTGGTTATTTCAAGATTTATACAAGGGCTCAGTGCAGCATTGATGGCACCACAGGTACTTTCGATGATACAGATTTTATTTACAGGACATGAAGAGCGGACAAAAGCGATGGGATGGTATGGAATTACGATTGGGATAGGAACTATTTTAGGGCAGTTTTTAGGAGGTTATTTTTCTTCATTAACGGTAATGGAAGAATCTTGGCGGCTTATTTTTCTGATTAATATTCCTATTTGTCTGCTGGCGATTTTCTACAGTGCAAAGCAACTGGAAGAATCCAGGGATGAGGTAAGCCAGGCTTTTGATGTTTGGGGTGTCTTTACATTATCTGCAGGACTTTTTGGAATTACTTATGCGCTGACAGCTTCTGAAAAAGAAGGACTAACGGGTCAAAATATACTGCTGGTTATTATTTCCATCTGTATTGTAATGTATTTCATCAAAAATCAGAAAGATAAGTTGAAGAAAAAAATCGCATACCTTATTGATTTTGAATTGTTTCAGTATAAAAATTTCAGCCTTGGAATTATAGCTGTTTCTTTCTTTTTTATTATGCTCGATTCCTATTTTTATATTCTTTCCCTATTCTTTCAGGATGGGTTGAAGATCAGTCCGTTAAATGCAGGAGAAATAATTGTATTTCAGGGGTTAGGATTCATTCTGGCTTCTATTTTTTCTGTAAAATTGATACTAAAATACGGAAAGAAAGCGTTGCTGGTTGGTCTTGGGTTTATCATTACCGTTCTTATTTTTCAGGTTATATTTTTCAGGATTCAAACAGCATTTTACCTGTTTTACCTATTACTTTTCCTACATGGAATAGGGGTGGGGTCCATTATTCCGTCACTGGCAAACATTGCTTTGTCCGGAATGCCTGAGAAGCTGATAGGGAATGCATCCGGTGTTTATAATACGTTTCAGCAGATTGCTGCTATCATTGGAATTGTTGCCATTGGAAGTGTCTTTTATTATTTTCTGGACGAAAAACCATTGGTCCAAAACTATTACAAAGCTTTTTCAATTGTTGTATTCATTAATATTATTTGTTTACTTCTTGTGATGATTGCTGTTTTTAGGGTACCGGCTCATGTTCTACCCAAAAGGTAA
- a CDS encoding serine hydrolase domain-containing protein, with the protein MITQKTITFLLVLLILGSTVDAQILTKKYEKKIDSLILTGFGDQNEPGGVFLISQKGKSIYRKAFGKANLELDVNMTPENVFQIGSMTKQFTAIAILILQQQGKLKVSDPVSKYIPDYPNGGKISLHQLLIHTSGIKDFTKMKSLSSIAQKDMEPKAMVDFFKNEPVDFAPGEKFNYNNSGYVVLGYIIELTSGDTYENFIKKNIFDKAGMTNSYYASDRKVIPKRAYGYHKKEYGFVNKTVINFSVPFSSGSLMSTADDMLKWQQALNQNTLLPSQETQKAFQKYTLNNGEKFTYGYGWHLKDINGIPDREHGGSVFGFKSMGVYIPDEDIYVIGLSNCDCHSPTEITRGIAKIALDGIKTSTGKP; encoded by the coding sequence ATGATTACTCAAAAAACAATAACCTTTCTTCTAGTGCTTCTAATATTAGGCAGTACAGTTGATGCACAAATATTGACCAAGAAATACGAAAAGAAAATAGACAGCCTTATTCTTACCGGGTTTGGGGATCAAAATGAACCTGGAGGAGTCTTTCTGATCAGTCAAAAAGGTAAAAGTATTTACAGAAAGGCATTTGGAAAAGCCAATCTGGAACTGGATGTCAATATGACCCCTGAAAATGTTTTTCAAATCGGTTCTATGACTAAACAATTTACAGCTATAGCTATTCTGATCCTGCAGCAACAGGGGAAACTTAAGGTAAGCGATCCTGTTTCAAAATACATTCCGGATTACCCAAACGGTGGTAAAATTTCACTCCATCAGCTCCTTATCCATACTTCAGGAATTAAGGATTTTACAAAAATGAAGTCTTTATCCTCCATTGCCCAAAAAGACATGGAACCCAAAGCGATGGTTGATTTTTTCAAAAATGAACCTGTGGATTTTGCCCCCGGAGAAAAATTTAATTACAATAATTCAGGGTATGTTGTCTTAGGATATATTATAGAGCTTACTTCTGGCGATACTTATGAGAATTTTATTAAGAAAAATATTTTTGACAAAGCAGGCATGACCAATTCCTATTATGCCTCCGATCGGAAAGTCATCCCCAAAAGAGCTTATGGTTATCATAAAAAAGAGTATGGATTCGTGAATAAAACAGTGATTAATTTCAGTGTTCCGTTTTCTTCCGGTTCATTGATGTCTACTGCAGATGATATGCTAAAATGGCAGCAGGCTTTAAACCAAAACACATTATTACCATCTCAGGAAACTCAAAAAGCTTTTCAAAAATACACTCTTAATAATGGAGAAAAATTTACATATGGATATGGATGGCATTTGAAGGACATCAACGGAATTCCGGATCGAGAGCACGGGGGCAGTGTATTTGGGTTCAAAAGCATGGGGGTTTATATTCCGGATGAAGATATTTATGTAATAGGACTCAGCAACTGTGATTGTCATTCTCCGACTGAGATTACACGAGGTATAGCCAAAATAGCTTTGGATGGTATAAAAACCTCAACAGGGAAACCATAA
- a CDS encoding TetR/AcrR family transcriptional regulator, which translates to MKKEKVHDRIIRVASDLFYKQGYNSTGINQIIAEADIAIGSLYNHFSSKNDLLQAYLIKEENDWFEGFEKSIASISEPENKIMAIIDYRKKLQQSSKFAGCHFIKIISEIGDGNAVVSDFVKKHKDKQKELILTIIKEYNEKHQLQDTGLLADSIFLLIEGAVVTSTINKQNDSFDQVKKMVKGLLP; encoded by the coding sequence ATGAAAAAAGAGAAAGTTCACGACAGAATCATTAGGGTTGCATCGGATCTGTTTTATAAGCAGGGATATAATTCTACGGGTATCAATCAGATCATTGCTGAGGCTGATATCGCCATCGGTTCCTTATATAACCATTTTTCATCTAAGAATGATCTCCTTCAGGCCTATCTGATCAAAGAGGAGAATGACTGGTTTGAAGGATTTGAAAAAAGTATCGCTTCTATTTCAGAACCTGAGAATAAGATCATGGCGATCATTGATTACCGGAAAAAACTACAGCAGTCTTCTAAGTTTGCAGGGTGTCACTTTATCAAAATTATTTCTGAAATAGGAGACGGAAATGCCGTAGTCTCAGACTTTGTGAAAAAGCATAAGGATAAACAAAAGGAATTGATCCTTACCATTATTAAAGAATATAACGAAAAACATCAACTTCAGGATACAGGATTACTTGCAGATTCTATTTTCCTGCTCATTGAAGGGGCGGTAGTAACCTCTACAATCAACAAACAAAACGACTCTTTTGATCAGGTGAAAAAAATGGTTAAGGGTTTACTACCTTAA